CTCGCGACCGGGGCGCGCGAGCGGTTCCTCCCGTTCCCTGGCTGGACGCTGCCCGGCGTCGTGGGCGTCGGCGGCGCGCAGGCGCTGCTGAAGGGCGGCACGTCGTTCGCCGGCCGGCGCGTGGTGATCGCGGGGAGCGGTCCGCTGCTCCTCCCGGTCGCGGCGGCGCTCAGCGGGGCGGGCGCGCGCGTGGCGCTCGTCGCCGAGCAGGCGCCGTTAGGCCGCGTGGCCGCGTTCGCGGCCGGACTGTGGCGCCGCCCGCGCGCGCTCGTGGAGGCCGCACGCTACCGCGCCGGCTTCCGCCGCACGCCGTACCGCGTGGGAGAGTGGGTCGCGGCCGCGCACGCGGGTGCGAACGGCGCTCTCGCCGCGGTGGAGGTGACCGACGGGACGCGCGTGCGCACGCTCGACTGCGACCTGCTGTGCGCCGGCTACGGCCTGGTGCCGAACACCGAGCTGGCGCGACTGCTCGGCTGCCGCACGCAGGCTGGCGCCGTCGTCGTCGACGCGCGACAGGCGACGACGCGCGCGGGGGTGTTCTGCGCGGGCGAGCCGACCGGCATCGGCGGCGTCGACCTCGCGCTCGTCGAGGGAGAGATCGCGGGGCTGTGCGCCGCGGGGCGCGACGACGGCGCGGCGGCGCTGCACGGTCGCCGCGAGGGGCTGCGCGCGCTCGCCGCGGCGATGGACCGCGCGTTCGCGCCGCGGGCCGAGCTGCTCGCGCTCGCGCGTCCCGACACGATCGTCTGCCGTTGCGAGGACGTGCCGCTCGGCGCGATCGAGCCGGGGTGGTCGGCGCGTCAGGCGAAGCTGCAGACGCGCGCCGGGATGGGTCCCTGTCAGGGACGCGTGTGCGGCGCGGCGCTCGAGCTGCTGCGCGGCTGGCCGGCTGATGCCGACTCCGTGCGTCCGCCCATCGCGCCCGCGTCGCTCGGCACGCTGCGGCGCGTGCAATGAGCGGTCTCACGTGGAGACGCGGAGCGTGCGGAGAACTGCCTTGGCAGTGTGAATGAACCACAGAGGACGCAGAGGGCCGCAGAGGAAACCAACAGCGATTGGTTCTCCTCTGCGGCCCTCTGCGTCCTCTGCGGTTCAGACTCGAAGAGACCCTTCCTCAGCTCACCGCCCCGCCGCGACCTTCGCCGAGCCGCCCTGGCCGTTGCTGGCGCCGTGGGCCGACGCGTTAGGCAGGGGGGGGCGGCTCGCCAGGCGCTCGCGGACGAGCTTCAGTGCCTCGTCGCGCTCGGCGCCCTCGAGCGGGAGGCGCGGGGGGCGCACGGTCTCGGTG
The window above is part of the Gemmatirosa kalamazoonensis genome. Proteins encoded here:
- a CDS encoding NAD(P)/FAD-dependent oxidoreductase, which codes for MHGLGARDVVVVGGGPAGIAAATRAAESGARVVLVDESPLPGGQIWRHRTDAPAAARPWLERLRRSGATLMASSAVIDAWAEPSDDGELLALAVERIAAGDGASAGAPSVVRTHAVVLATGARERFLPFPGWTLPGVVGVGGAQALLKGGTSFAGRRVVIAGSGPLLLPVAAALSGAGARVALVAEQAPLGRVAAFAAGLWRRPRALVEAARYRAGFRRTPYRVGEWVAAAHAGANGALAAVEVTDGTRVRTLDCDLLCAGYGLVPNTELARLLGCRTQAGAVVVDARQATTRAGVFCAGEPTGIGGVDLALVEGEIAGLCAAGRDDGAAALHGRREGLRALAAAMDRAFAPRAELLALARPDTIVCRCEDVPLGAIEPGWSARQAKLQTRAGMGPCQGRVCGAALELLRGWPADADSVRPPIAPASLGTLRRVQ